The following are encoded in a window of Solibacillus sp. FSL R7-0668 genomic DNA:
- a CDS encoding DegV family protein, with protein sequence MRRIILSTESVADLPKELIEKYPIQIIPIHVIMDGKDYLESELSVAGIFDYYDRTKKIPTTTAMNVQEYHDLFSKIRIEFPDSIIIHIGYTSKASASFQSALIAAEDFDDLFPIDTLNVTGGLAAIVMYAIALLEEEPAIDPIHLIEKIESVVSKTRLAFIPNTLEFLRAGGRVSNIAFIGGAWLKIKPCIEIKEGKLVPTKKYRGKMSNVAEKLMQDYLNQYDIDRKQLFLIYSIGLDESIKRRMENSARETGFENVTWIQAGAAISTHAGPGCFGIAGIEN encoded by the coding sequence ATGAGACGTATTATTTTATCGACAGAGAGTGTAGCGGATTTACCGAAAGAACTGATTGAAAAATACCCCATACAAATAATACCGATTCACGTCATTATGGATGGGAAGGATTATTTAGAGAGTGAGCTATCTGTAGCGGGCATTTTTGATTATTATGATCGCACTAAAAAAATACCAACTACAACCGCAATGAATGTACAGGAATACCATGATTTATTTTCGAAAATTAGAATAGAATTTCCTGATAGCATCATTATTCACATTGGTTATACGTCAAAAGCATCTGCGTCCTTTCAAAGTGCGTTAATTGCAGCGGAAGATTTCGATGATCTTTTTCCAATTGATACGCTAAACGTGACAGGTGGATTGGCTGCCATTGTAATGTACGCGATTGCTTTGCTTGAAGAAGAGCCTGCGATTGACCCTATTCATCTAATAGAAAAAATAGAATCTGTTGTTTCTAAAACAAGGCTAGCTTTTATTCCTAATACTTTAGAATTTCTAAGAGCGGGTGGACGGGTAAGCAATATTGCTTTTATTGGAGGGGCATGGTTAAAAATAAAGCCCTGCATCGAAATAAAAGAAGGGAAGCTTGTTCCAACTAAAAAATACCGAGGGAAAATGAGTAATGTTGCGGAAAAACTAATGCAAGATTATTTAAACCAATACGACATTGATCGAAAACAGCTATTTTTAATTTATTCTATTGGGCTTGATGAAAGTATTAAGAGGAGAATGGAGAATAGTGCCAGGGAGACAGGCTTTGAAAATGTAACATGGATACAAGCGGGTGCAGCGATTTCCACCCACGCCGGACCAGGATGTTTTGGAATTGCAGGAATAGAAAATTAG
- a CDS encoding S-layer protein: MKKKTFNTFMATALTASLVLPVATANASAPSEQPIVVAEQGKAIPSGKVSLTITSFSNDLIYTSSGQLKISEALKPIFKSDNHAALTNAQATVSVENGKITSITALTLSKKGTSKKPIVFDGGQATISGNLTVAADYTKVQNVKVTKELIVSNRVKKGLTLNNVSVGSTIKFQPLRMKKISWLNVSLTNMPNVKITTQRNKLSLISDKSLASIHVTDDVPQLKVESDIEKLVIDVKKDFSLLGDGIVQQVTVKKGKKVDLESYHQFKNVQIDDKNANVLVTIVDKTALNTLVAASTYVAVSVTGHDVVSTERWTTQAEKTAFEAILNSAQTVANNPKSTQEQVNAAHTQLTSALATYKAAQKNGKKHTTGDKATITALINSIQYVTVSWNNGSGLSSSTAWTTQAEKDALVYAVSTAQSVVNNYYATQDQIVNALNNLESAITTYKNAQKYGLSSYNGDKATLTSLINSVQYVTVSWNGYDVPYNMPWTTQADKDTLDYAISNAQAVLYNYAASQYEITNAINNLNYAITNYKNAYKYGSNGNGYYGDKSSLTSLINSVEYIYVTVSWYGNNLPPNTPWTTQVEKDALVYEVSVAQAVLYNNYATQYEITDAINRLNNAITDYNSAIKNGYYY; this comes from the coding sequence TTGAAGAAAAAGACATTCAATACGTTTATGGCAACTGCTCTGACGGCATCTCTTGTGTTACCCGTTGCAACGGCTAATGCTTCGGCTCCATCAGAACAACCAATCGTGGTGGCCGAGCAAGGAAAAGCAATACCTTCAGGGAAAGTGTCACTTACCATTACAAGCTTTTCTAATGATTTGATCTATACTTCTAGTGGCCAGCTGAAAATTAGCGAGGCATTAAAGCCTATTTTTAAATCCGATAACCATGCCGCACTTACGAATGCACAAGCAACCGTATCTGTGGAAAATGGAAAAATTACAAGCATTACAGCGCTAACATTATCCAAAAAGGGTACGTCTAAAAAACCAATAGTTTTCGATGGAGGACAGGCTACGATTTCTGGTAATTTAACGGTAGCTGCCGACTATACAAAGGTTCAAAATGTAAAGGTGACAAAGGAGCTAATTGTCTCTAACCGTGTTAAGAAAGGGCTTACACTGAATAATGTTTCAGTTGGAAGTACGATTAAATTTCAGCCATTACGCATGAAAAAAATTAGCTGGTTAAATGTGTCACTTACGAATATGCCAAACGTAAAAATTACGACACAGCGAAACAAGCTATCCCTTATTTCGGACAAATCGCTTGCAAGTATTCATGTAACCGATGATGTACCACAATTAAAAGTGGAATCAGATATTGAAAAACTAGTGATTGATGTGAAGAAGGATTTCAGTCTTCTTGGAGATGGGATCGTTCAACAGGTAACGGTGAAAAAAGGTAAAAAGGTTGATTTAGAATCTTACCACCAATTTAAAAATGTACAAATTGATGATAAAAATGCAAATGTACTTGTGACAATCGTTGATAAAACTGCGCTGAATACATTAGTTGCAGCATCTACTTATGTTGCAGTATCTGTTACAGGTCATGACGTTGTTTCTACTGAAAGATGGACAACACAGGCAGAAAAAACGGCTTTTGAAGCCATCTTAAACAGTGCTCAAACTGTGGCAAATAATCCGAAATCTACACAAGAGCAAGTGAATGCTGCACATACGCAGTTAACGAGCGCATTAGCAACGTACAAGGCTGCTCAAAAGAATGGTAAAAAGCATACAACGGGCGATAAAGCGACAATCACAGCGTTGATTAATAGTATTCAATATGTAACAGTTTCTTGGAATAATGGCAGTGGCTTATCTTCAAGCACAGCATGGACAACACAAGCCGAAAAGGATGCATTAGTCTATGCAGTTTCAACTGCGCAATCGGTTGTCAATAATTACTATGCCACACAGGATCAGATTGTGAATGCACTGAATAATTTAGAAAGTGCCATTACAACATATAAAAACGCGCAAAAATATGGGCTGTCTAGCTATAATGGTGACAAAGCGACCCTAACATCACTTATTAATTCGGTTCAATATGTAACGGTTTCTTGGAATGGCTATGATGTACCATATAATATGCCTTGGACAACACAGGCAGATAAGGATACATTGGATTATGCAATTTCAAATGCTCAAGCGGTATTGTATAATTACGCCGCTTCACAATATGAAATTACCAATGCGATCAATAATTTAAACTATGCTATTACGAATTATAAGAATGCCTATAAATATGGTTCAAATGGAAATGGGTATTATGGGGATAAATCTTCCCTAACATCACTCATTAATTCAGTTGAATATATATATGTAACAGTTTCTTGGTATGGAAATAATTTACCACCTAATACACCTTGGACAACGCAAGTCGAAAAGGACGCATTGGTGTATGAAGTTTCAGTCGCTCAAGCGGTTTTGTATAATAACTACGCTACGCAATATGAAATTACAGATGCTATCAATCGTTTAAACAATGCAATTACGGATTATAATAGTGCGATAAAAAATGGGTATTATTACTAA
- a CDS encoding nucleotide kinase has protein sequence MSSTITHFYGQAMNGQGMKNVYREIMNEVKTVYLLKGAHGFKISELLQKLGIYYHEQGAEIEYFHDPLFEEVIEATLVKAPFEILFLAASNPAIEPIRIGERDIVISLYECLDEQKVSSKLSMPAITELKQAYYEKCFAALSKAIHIHDAWEVETRKSMNWHGLNQQYADLKKQLFGEHQLEKPGKLTHRLLGTLTAAGARDTVPSITQNLEKRLFIKGYPGTGKSSMMKKLANEALQRGYDVQLVWCGLDASSIDMVILPELKFCIFDSTEPHVYFPDENRAGDEIFDIAKHCHPTEAEEATIKEVAAKYKASIAEATRFAKLFVEEERKVREAIDAALNVEEFDKRTAKLFQNLLELKIENN, from the coding sequence TTGAGTAGTACAATTACCCATTTTTACGGGCAGGCAATGAATGGGCAGGGGATGAAAAATGTTTATCGGGAAATAATGAATGAAGTAAAAACGGTGTATCTTTTGAAAGGTGCACATGGGTTTAAAATATCGGAGCTACTTCAAAAACTCGGCATTTACTATCATGAACAAGGCGCGGAGATTGAATATTTTCATGACCCTTTGTTTGAAGAAGTCATTGAAGCGACCTTGGTAAAAGCACCTTTTGAAATATTATTTCTTGCTGCATCCAATCCAGCAATTGAGCCAATAAGGATTGGTGAGCGAGACATTGTCATTTCGCTCTATGAGTGTTTGGATGAGCAAAAGGTATCTTCCAAACTGTCGATGCCCGCGATAACCGAATTAAAGCAAGCCTATTATGAAAAATGCTTTGCCGCCCTTTCAAAAGCTATCCACATTCATGATGCTTGGGAAGTTGAAACGAGAAAAAGTATGAATTGGCATGGGTTAAATCAACAATATGCGGATTTAAAAAAGCAGCTTTTTGGAGAGCATCAATTAGAGAAGCCCGGCAAATTAACACATCGCTTGCTGGGAACATTAACAGCAGCAGGGGCGCGTGATACCGTGCCAAGCATTACGCAAAATCTTGAAAAACGACTGTTCATCAAAGGCTATCCAGGTACAGGAAAGTCTTCGATGATGAAAAAGCTAGCGAACGAAGCCTTACAGCGCGGATACGATGTCCAGCTTGTGTGGTGTGGGCTAGACGCCAGTTCCATTGATATGGTGATTTTACCTGAATTAAAGTTTTGTATCTTTGATAGCACAGAGCCCCATGTGTATTTTCCAGACGAAAATCGTGCCGGCGATGAGATTTTCGATATCGCCAAGCATTGCCACCCAACAGAGGCAGAAGAAGCGACTATTAAAGAGGTTGCGGCTAAGTATAAGGCCTCCATCGCTGAGGCTACACGTTTTGCCAAGTTATTCGTCGAGGAAGAAAGAAAAGTGCGGGAAGCAATTGATGCCGCACTAAATGTAGAGGAATTTGATAAACGAACAGCGAAGTTATTCCAAAACCTATTAGAACTAAAAATAGAGAACAACTAA
- a CDS encoding helix-turn-helix domain-containing protein, protein MAIIINIDVMLAKRKMSVTELTEKVGITMANLSILKNGKAKAIRFTTLEAICKALDCQPGDILEYKSDEE, encoded by the coding sequence ATGGCGATTATTATTAATATTGATGTCATGCTAGCAAAAAGGAAGATGAGCGTAACCGAGCTTACTGAAAAGGTGGGCATCACAATGGCAAACCTTTCAATATTGAAAAACGGCAAGGCCAAGGCAATTCGATTCACCACTTTAGAGGCAATTTGTAAAGCTTTAGACTGTCAGCCGGGAGATATTTTAGAATACAAAAGTGATGAGGAATAG
- a CDS encoding DUF2975 domain-containing protein: MDRITTMFLKIAVILLAIPVLALCIFLVPEMANFAAELVPNFSYISYFVYFALDASAIPFYFALYQAFKLLRYIDKNQAFSSLSVSALKKIKYCAVTISILHLLVLPLFYIFAELDDAPGVIIVGLVVPFASLVIAVFAAVLQKLLKEAIDIKVENDLTV; encoded by the coding sequence ATGGATAGAATTACAACGATGTTTTTAAAAATCGCTGTCATACTTCTAGCAATTCCCGTTCTAGCTTTGTGCATCTTTTTAGTGCCTGAGATGGCCAATTTTGCAGCGGAGTTAGTCCCGAACTTTAGTTATATCAGTTATTTCGTTTATTTTGCACTTGATGCTTCGGCAATTCCTTTTTACTTTGCTTTGTATCAGGCGTTCAAGCTTTTACGCTATATTGACAAAAACCAAGCTTTCTCAAGTTTATCTGTGAGTGCGTTAAAGAAAATCAAATACTGTGCTGTCACAATTAGCATTTTGCATCTGCTCGTCTTGCCACTTTTCTACATCTTTGCAGAGTTGGACGACGCACCAGGGGTAATTATTGTCGGCTTAGTTGTACCTTTTGCTTCATTAGTCATTGCTGTATTTGCAGCGGTTCTCCAAAAGCTTTTAAAAGAAGCAATTGATATCAAAGTAGAAAATGATTTAACGGTCTGA
- the thiE gene encoding thiamine phosphate synthase: MNTVQKVDISAYLVIGPENTKGRSVAAIIQDAIESGFTCIQIRSKVAAARELIELTRQAADVIEKAGKSQHVTLVVNDRLDVVLAARKQGIKVDGIHVGQSDIPVAVCREYLGEDAIVGLSARTDELLEYIKTEDVSQIDYFGVGPLHETQTKPDCGMGKDGKVITRNIEEITKVAEASSIPVVVGGGVKLADLPALTQTGVDGFFVVSAVTEAENPKLEAANLVNAWNRNIAR; this comes from the coding sequence ATGAATACTGTTCAAAAAGTAGATATCTCAGCCTATTTAGTAATAGGACCCGAAAATACAAAAGGTCGCTCGGTTGCGGCAATCATTCAAGATGCAATTGAGTCGGGCTTTACATGCATTCAAATTCGCTCAAAGGTTGCGGCTGCGCGAGAATTAATCGAGCTCACACGTCAAGCAGCAGATGTGATTGAAAAGGCTGGCAAATCTCAGCACGTTACATTAGTTGTTAATGACCGATTAGATGTCGTTTTAGCCGCAAGAAAGCAAGGGATTAAAGTGGACGGCATTCATGTCGGGCAATCAGATATTCCGGTAGCTGTTTGTCGCGAATATTTAGGGGAGGATGCCATTGTCGGCTTATCTGCTCGCACAGATGAATTGTTAGAATATATAAAAACAGAGGATGTTTCTCAAATTGATTATTTTGGTGTGGGACCACTTCATGAAACGCAAACAAAGCCAGATTGCGGAATGGGTAAAGATGGCAAGGTCATCACAAGAAATATTGAGGAAATTACAAAAGTCGCTGAAGCAAGTTCGATTCCAGTAGTTGTTGGCGGTGGCGTAAAGTTAGCAGATCTCCCAGCTCTTACACAAACAGGCGTTGATGGATTTTTCGTTGTTTCCGCAGTAACGGAGGCCGAAAATCCAAAGCTAGAGGCAGCGAATTTGGTGAATGCTTGGAATCGTAATATAGCTAGATAA
- a CDS encoding MTH1187 family thiamine-binding protein: MNTLIAVAIAPFGVGNELAQEVAEVVKIIRESGLPNRTTAMFTEIEGEWDEVMAVVKQATFVLAEKGIRTEVVLKADIRPGHVNTINSKIDKVNDILGG; encoded by the coding sequence ATGAATACATTAATAGCAGTTGCGATTGCGCCTTTTGGTGTAGGCAATGAGCTTGCACAGGAAGTAGCCGAGGTCGTAAAAATTATTCGAGAATCAGGATTACCAAATCGAACGACCGCGATGTTTACAGAAATAGAAGGTGAATGGGATGAAGTAATGGCCGTGGTTAAGCAAGCAACCTTTGTCCTCGCTGAAAAGGGCATTCGAACAGAGGTTGTTTTAAAGGCAGATATTCGCCCAGGCCATGTCAATACAATCAATTCAAAAATCGATAAAGTAAACGATATTTTAGGAGGATAA
- the thiM gene encoding hydroxyethylthiazole kinase encodes MVSKQAIQSEMIQAVETVKRTNPMAGSITNTVTINFVANAQLAVGGSAAMVYLPDEAEFLAGAGGATYINVGTLFPIYEETLPCAAKVLHETGKPWVLDPVAVGIGSLRTQLLQQFKDYKPTIIRGNASEIIALAGLWELDGGTAESNVRGVDSTDSVNAAKTAAIALAKWTGGAVAVSGETDLITDGKLMAISYGGSHFMEKITGAGCSLGGVVAVYATASSPFIAALTATAVYNVAAKRAELKVDGPGSFQVQFLDELYKATPEEIANNPFEIEEI; translated from the coding sequence ATGGTGAGTAAGCAAGCGATTCAAAGTGAAATGATACAGGCAGTTGAAACGGTAAAACGAACAAATCCAATGGCAGGTTCAATTACGAATACGGTGACCATTAATTTTGTGGCAAATGCGCAGCTTGCTGTTGGGGGATCTGCCGCGATGGTGTACTTACCAGATGAAGCCGAGTTTTTAGCGGGTGCAGGTGGAGCAACTTATATCAATGTCGGCACATTATTTCCGATTTATGAGGAAACGTTACCCTGTGCCGCAAAGGTATTGCACGAAACGGGTAAGCCATGGGTGTTAGACCCTGTTGCGGTGGGGATTGGCTCTCTTCGGACGCAGCTATTACAACAATTTAAGGACTATAAACCAACCATTATCCGAGGAAATGCTTCTGAAATCATTGCACTAGCAGGCTTATGGGAGCTAGACGGGGGAACAGCTGAATCCAATGTGCGAGGTGTAGATTCTACGGATTCGGTCAATGCCGCGAAAACAGCCGCGATTGCACTTGCGAAGTGGACAGGTGGCGCTGTTGCAGTGTCTGGTGAAACGGATTTGATAACAGATGGTAAGTTGATGGCAATTTCCTATGGAGGTTCGCATTTTATGGAGAAAATTACAGGTGCAGGCTGCTCGCTAGGTGGCGTTGTCGCGGTGTACGCAACAGCATCATCCCCATTTATTGCGGCACTTACGGCGACTGCGGTATACAATGTAGCCGCAAAACGCGCGGAGCTGAAGGTGGATGGCCCTGGTAGCTTCCAAGTACAGTTTTTAGATGAATTATATAAAGCAACACCTGAAGAAATCGCAAACAATCCATTTGAAATTGAGGAGATTTAA
- a CDS encoding cation transporter, producing the protein MSKQQKLERKILWISLSTGLFFVIFEFMIAIYTKSQSVLMDAAYDASELLMIGLTLFLIPLFHRPVSEKHPFGYGQIESFLVIIKGFMLLAVTLGLSANSVEIALSGGNIVDGKLVSIFQFIIAIASLAVLYFMMRINRSLSSPIINLEIYGWKIDVVYSIGMGVAFFASTFLEGTKLAFISPYFDQIIAVFIILFMLPEALKMLVRAIKDVFLFSPEKEVMEKVKEISENVLQDTDLHAVFYDVTRTGRRMWISIYFAVKKDYLHVETLGNITNQINAELAEQFDNCICELVLAKKE; encoded by the coding sequence ATGTCAAAGCAACAAAAATTAGAAAGAAAGATATTATGGATATCCCTGAGTACAGGTTTGTTTTTTGTGATTTTTGAATTTATGATTGCGATTTATACGAAATCACAGTCTGTGCTGATGGATGCTGCCTATGATGCATCCGAATTATTAATGATTGGTTTGACTTTATTTTTAATCCCTTTGTTTCATCGACCTGTTTCTGAAAAGCATCCTTTTGGTTATGGGCAAATCGAATCGTTTTTAGTCATTATTAAGGGCTTTATGCTTCTCGCGGTAACATTGGGGCTGTCTGCGAATAGTGTAGAAATTGCATTATCTGGAGGAAATATTGTTGATGGTAAGCTGGTGTCAATTTTCCAATTTATAATTGCAATTGCCAGTTTAGCGGTACTTTATTTTATGATGCGCATTAATCGCTCATTGTCTTCACCAATTATTAATTTAGAGATTTATGGTTGGAAAATTGATGTCGTATACAGTATTGGGATGGGTGTTGCCTTCTTTGCCTCTACGTTCTTAGAAGGGACAAAGCTAGCCTTTATTTCACCTTATTTTGACCAAATTATTGCGGTATTCATTATTTTATTTATGCTGCCGGAAGCTTTAAAAATGCTAGTACGTGCAATTAAAGACGTATTTTTATTCTCGCCTGAAAAAGAAGTGATGGAGAAAGTAAAAGAGATTAGTGAAAATGTATTACAAGACACCGATTTACATGCCGTCTTTTATGATGTGACTCGTACGGGAAGAAGAATGTGGATATCGATTTACTTTGCGGTGAAAAAAGACTATTTACATGTTGAAACATTGGGAAATATAACGAATCAAATCAATGCTGAACTAGCAGAGCAGTTTGATAATTGTATATGTGAATTAGTTTTGGCGAAAAAAGAGTAA
- a CDS encoding magnesium transporter codes for MSSCSFIATNFEMPKIESKEKHITVKEAIELKIKPHELMPWEKMDPNAQVLIAENEEDLNELTITKDCYYNVSEYTNYPFIYQVDFSYSESRAKQLLDYLTSNIKVDQIIELWRVWIGDDAQNIPYSRLTYNELTLGYLLQLYNWNDENYKQQYCLVIEK; via the coding sequence ATGAGCTCGTGTTCATTCATCGCAACAAATTTTGAAATGCCTAAAATAGAGTCCAAGGAAAAGCATATTACAGTGAAAGAAGCTATTGAATTAAAAATAAAACCTCATGAGTTGATGCCCTGGGAGAAGATGGACCCGAATGCTCAAGTACTAATTGCTGAAAATGAAGAGGATCTAAATGAGTTAACGATTACAAAGGACTGTTACTATAATGTAAGCGAATATACAAACTATCCATTCATCTATCAAGTAGATTTTAGCTATTCAGAATCAAGAGCAAAGCAATTATTAGATTACTTAACGAGCAATATAAAAGTAGATCAAATAATCGAGCTGTGGCGAGTATGGATTGGTGATGATGCGCAAAATATCCCATATAGTAGGCTCACTTATAACGAGTTAACGCTAGGTTATCTGTTACAACTGTACAATTGGAACGATGAAAACTATAAACAACAGTATTGCTTAGTAATAGAAAAATAA